From a single Cyclobacterium marinum DSM 745 genomic region:
- a CDS encoding DUF4249 family protein — translation MKKLIVFFLACLNFACDTEINPTLNPAAEVMVVDAWLNDKNETQKIFLTISQPYFDQSLPEKVEDANVSVIDLSSGETITFIETDAYYAWEPGDEGFLEVGHQYQLRIEVEGVTYSANARLGPVPEVDSVQFTYNPKDINFKEPYFTAEFLANDIPGQGDAYWIKAWKNGVYLSKPSEINIAYDAGFSSNQTMDGVLFNQIIRKDFVNPWDKNPDNENVLLPPYVVGDSLYLEIHSIDPMAFEFLSGVILQTNRPGGFSELFATPLANVISNIHTVSGESPTRVQGFFNVSAVTSGGGELTAAIAEAAMNPDGN, via the coding sequence ATGAAAAAGTTAATCGTTTTCTTTTTGGCCTGTCTTAATTTCGCATGTGATACTGAAATCAATCCTACTCTTAATCCTGCGGCAGAGGTGATGGTTGTGGATGCTTGGTTAAATGATAAAAATGAAACCCAGAAAATTTTTCTGACAATATCGCAACCTTATTTTGATCAATCCCTGCCTGAGAAGGTAGAGGATGCAAATGTAAGTGTCATAGATCTTTCTTCAGGAGAAACAATTACATTTATTGAAACAGATGCCTACTATGCTTGGGAACCGGGTGATGAAGGGTTTTTGGAAGTTGGTCACCAATATCAGCTACGCATTGAAGTGGAAGGTGTAACTTATAGTGCCAATGCGCGTTTAGGGCCTGTACCTGAGGTTGATTCCGTGCAGTTTACTTATAATCCGAAAGATATTAATTTCAAGGAACCTTATTTTACTGCAGAGTTTTTGGCCAATGATATCCCCGGGCAGGGAGATGCCTACTGGATCAAGGCTTGGAAAAATGGTGTATACTTAAGCAAGCCTTCTGAAATCAATATCGCTTATGATGCAGGTTTTTCTTCTAATCAAACTATGGACGGAGTGCTTTTTAATCAGATCATTCGTAAAGATTTCGTGAATCCATGGGATAAAAATCCCGATAATGAAAACGTTTTATTGCCCCCATACGTGGTAGGAGACTCCTTGTATTTGGAGATTCATTCCATAGACCCGATGGCATTTGAGTTTTTGTCCGGAGTAATATTACAAACCAATAGACCCGGTGGTTTTTCGGAATTATTTGCGACTCCTTTGGCAAATGTTATCAGTAATATTCACACTGTATCGGGAGAGTCTCCGACAAGGGTTCAGGGGTTCTTTAATGTATCGGCTGTCACAAGTGGAGGGGGGGAGTTAACTGCTGCTATCGCAGAGGCTGCCATGAACCCAGATGGAAATTAA
- a CDS encoding LytR/AlgR family response regulator transcription factor, which yields MKVLIVEDDPFISEDLKFEINTRFPTEISEIIGPASSYSEAVSLTYTSSPDLVLLDISLGEDKDAGIRLAHFINQQVCIPIIFLSGLPKQIGFDQAKFLCPFDFIHKPFNPDILAEKIELALIYQSQRKNSGHINTQSSNGTQSKLMVTTGFNEITAIPVNDLILLEADDKIIRAFTVSSKKSIDFISPGLKNFYQNNLFLLKNFYRLNRKHVFNLNMVHKIKNNHILLPKINNNMGNGVDSFFQLPIPKNGDSKKLLYARLGYKN from the coding sequence ATGAAAGTACTTATTGTAGAAGATGACCCTTTTATTTCAGAAGACCTAAAATTTGAAATCAACACTAGGTTTCCAACAGAAATTTCCGAAATAATTGGTCCAGCAAGCAGTTATTCTGAAGCCGTTTCTTTGACTTACACCTCCTCTCCGGATTTGGTATTGCTTGACATCTCACTAGGAGAGGACAAAGATGCGGGAATTAGACTAGCACATTTTATCAATCAGCAGGTCTGTATCCCTATCATTTTCTTATCGGGCCTACCTAAACAAATAGGATTTGATCAAGCCAAGTTTTTATGCCCCTTTGATTTTATCCATAAACCTTTTAACCCCGATATATTGGCTGAAAAAATTGAACTGGCCTTGATTTACCAATCTCAAAGAAAAAATAGCGGGCACATAAATACACAATCTAGCAATGGCACTCAGAGTAAATTAATGGTCACCACCGGCTTTAATGAAATAACCGCAATCCCGGTAAATGACTTAATCCTTTTGGAAGCTGACGATAAAATCATACGAGCCTTTACTGTCTCTAGTAAAAAAAGCATTGATTTTATATCTCCCGGATTAAAGAACTTCTATCAAAACAATTTATTTCTATTAAAAAATTTTTATAGGCTAAATAGAAAACATGTATTCAACTTAAATATGGTGCATAAAATAAAAAACAATCATATACTGCTTCCTAAAATTAATAATAACATGGGAAATGGCGTGGATAGCTTTTTTCAATTACCAATACCTAAAAATGGTGACAGCAAAAAACTGCTTTATGCAAGATTAGGTTATAAGAATTAG
- a CDS encoding T9SS type A sorting domain-containing protein has protein sequence MENKFYCICLMLYILGGLPNVFSQVIFEDDFEDGEFKDEWVATPASDYGVVEVANTIGARKIFNKGTYGVAIGKNSSSGGLLTNMLELKLDLSGHDDLELSFYLLNNNDVTNPEDGLYFSDDGGANYKKVMDFDLSNWASSIYSKLPPIDIDRLAKLYGLSLSENFVIKFQQQGSGLINSNNANWRDGFFIDDIIVQVPDQTYISTFPYSTGFEGSLELPDGWKNVNPTFPYINPEINSSSAVVEGKSTVRLEGSVEVAATVNTVPAFRSGSFGLALGKNVGGVEGAVAADLHLDLSKTPDVELSFWMKDNYNETSTMDGIYFSDDAGETFTKVMGFDGINWANNEWGEIPPLDIDRLAKENGLTLSSTFIIRFQQYGKYPFYTSGYNNNYKDGLFLDDIEVKVPDQTYISIFPYKTGFEGNLELPSGWKQGNPTFPYISPAINNSTAVEEGGESSVRLEGTVRVASTVNSIPAHHNGSNGLALGKTAGGVNGAVSADLHLDLSKTPDVELSFWMKDNYDETSSKDGIYFSDNGGETFVKVMELDGTNWANNEWGKVPPVDIDRLAKKYGLTLSSIFIIRFQQYGKYPFYTSGYNNNYKDGLFLDDIEVKVPDQTYISTFPYKTGFEGSLELPKGWKQGNPTFPYISPAINNSTAVEEGGKSSVRLESTVRVAATVNTIPANHKGSNGLVLGKTAGGVNGAVAADLHLDLSKTPDIELSFWMKDNYNETSSNDGIYFSDNGGETFTKVMEFDGDNWANNTWSRLPPLDIDRLAESHGVSLTSTFVIRFQQYGNYPFFTSGYNVNYRDGLFIDDIEVKVPDQTYISTFPYKTSFEESSEFPEAWGQGVPSYPLLSPEEDLSTALIEGKTTIRLEGISEVGAKIADVDAFHTGENGLILGKRVGGKLGAVAADLRLDLSETPDVELSFWMKKIYNESSTYGGIFFSDDGGEKFIKVMEFDETNWATNIWGQLPPLDIDRLAKHYGLSLTSTFVIRFQQYGNYPFLTSGYGTSYRDGIVIDDIQVKVPDQVFINKYPYNEGFESGTSLPIGWNQSNPSFPYIDPDPILSTDIIIENPSGNKSNLRLEGAVGVADKIQGKTVKMSGNYGLFLGKYASGEFSTQAADLKLNLHQTQNVVLSFWAYSNDEELESADGVYLSIDGGVKFEKIYDYVLDKRKWSENELNISALAGEKNLTLSEKTVIRFQQHCKRPFYIYGFTQQDGIFLDDIQITTKSKTSQSLTFPPLPDMQFGDAPFDLVATADSELPVQFTVVSGPATISGKQLTITGAGTVTVKAEQPGDNEYQVAEAIEQSFEVEKANQEITFGSISKKTYGDEPFTVAATADSELPVTISLVGGPGTISGSKVTITGAGTINVKATQAGNDNYNATSEEKEITVEKAEQTITFANLPDKTYGDQPVNLSASSSSGLPVTLKVKSGPGKISGTKLTIEGAGAIVITASQPGNDNYKTASEVNRTQTVKKKSQTLDFTAIEDKAYGAASFYLIASSSANLEPSFTVLSGPATVSGKTVSLTGAGKVIIEASQSGNDNYAAAEEKTNSFCVAPPVPEIEIIGSEFSPELVLKVKNAPIGSTYQWKLDGSDISGADQDEINLSEGGAYSVMVTVDDCSSISEEQTLTDLEERPGAKGLVKLFPNPAKNSFSIDGLTIGETYELTINDVNGKSRVTLEYQHKENNFIDLSGFNSGVYLIEIQGYRVFVVRRLIINH, from the coding sequence ATGGAAAATAAGTTTTACTGTATTTGTTTGATGCTATATATACTTGGGGGCTTACCTAATGTCTTTTCCCAAGTAATATTTGAAGATGATTTTGAAGACGGTGAATTCAAGGATGAATGGGTAGCCACCCCGGCTTCAGATTATGGAGTGGTAGAAGTTGCGAATACTATTGGAGCAAGGAAAATTTTCAATAAAGGCACATATGGTGTTGCCATTGGTAAAAATTCGTCATCTGGAGGATTGTTAACCAATATGCTAGAGTTGAAACTTGATTTAAGTGGGCATGATGATTTGGAGTTGTCATTTTATTTGCTAAATAATAATGATGTGACAAATCCAGAAGACGGCTTATATTTCAGTGACGATGGCGGAGCGAATTATAAAAAAGTCATGGATTTTGATTTAAGTAATTGGGCTTCTTCCATATATAGTAAATTGCCACCAATTGATATAGACAGGTTAGCCAAGCTATATGGATTAAGTCTTTCAGAAAATTTTGTTATTAAGTTTCAACAGCAAGGTAGTGGTCTGATTAACAGTAATAATGCCAATTGGAGAGATGGATTTTTTATCGATGATATAATCGTCCAAGTACCGGATCAAACCTATATCTCCACCTTCCCTTATAGTACAGGTTTTGAAGGGAGTCTTGAATTGCCCGATGGATGGAAGAATGTAAACCCTACATTTCCATATATTAACCCTGAGATTAATAGTTCTTCTGCAGTGGTAGAAGGTAAATCTACTGTGCGCCTAGAAGGTTCGGTAGAAGTGGCCGCCACTGTCAATACGGTTCCTGCCTTCCGAAGTGGGAGTTTCGGATTAGCTTTGGGCAAAAATGTTGGAGGAGTTGAGGGTGCCGTTGCTGCAGATCTTCATTTGGACTTAAGCAAAACCCCAGATGTCGAACTGTCATTTTGGATGAAAGACAATTACAATGAAACCAGTACGATGGATGGTATCTATTTTAGTGATGATGCCGGTGAGACTTTTACAAAGGTAATGGGTTTTGATGGAATTAATTGGGCAAATAATGAGTGGGGAGAAATACCTCCCTTAGATATCGATCGCCTAGCTAAAGAAAATGGTTTAACTCTTTCTTCTACTTTTATTATCAGGTTTCAGCAATATGGTAAATATCCATTTTATACTTCCGGGTATAACAATAATTATAAAGATGGGCTGTTTTTAGATGATATTGAGGTAAAAGTTCCCGACCAAACTTATATTTCTATTTTTCCCTACAAGACAGGTTTTGAAGGAAACCTTGAATTACCTTCAGGGTGGAAGCAGGGCAATCCTACCTTTCCCTATATCAGCCCGGCAATAAATAATTCGACAGCGGTAGAAGAAGGGGGTGAATCCAGTGTACGATTGGAAGGTACAGTAAGAGTGGCCTCAACGGTCAATTCAATTCCTGCCCATCATAATGGAAGTAATGGTTTGGCTTTAGGTAAGACTGCTGGTGGTGTAAATGGTGCTGTATCAGCAGATCTTCACCTGGATTTAAGTAAGACCCCAGATGTTGAGCTTTCATTTTGGATGAAAGACAATTACGATGAAACCAGTTCTAAAGATGGTATTTACTTCAGTGATAACGGAGGGGAAACCTTCGTCAAAGTTATGGAATTGGATGGGACCAACTGGGCAAATAATGAATGGGGAAAAGTACCTCCTGTTGATATCGATCGCTTGGCAAAAAAATATGGTTTAACACTTTCCTCCATATTTATTATCAGGTTTCAGCAATATGGTAAATATCCATTTTATACTTCCGGGTATAACAATAATTATAAAGATGGGCTGTTTTTAGATGATATTGAGGTAAAAGTTCCCGACCAAACCTATATTTCTACTTTTCCCTATAAGACTGGATTTGAAGGGAGTCTTGAATTACCTAAAGGGTGGAAGCAGGGCAACCCTACCTTTCCCTACATCAGCCCGGCAATAAATAATTCGACAGCGGTGGAAGAAGGAGGGAAATCTAGTGTTCGTTTAGAAAGTACTGTAAGAGTGGCTGCAACAGTGAATACAATTCCTGCCAATCATAAGGGAAGCAATGGTTTGGTTTTAGGAAAGACGGCTGGTGGAGTCAATGGCGCCGTAGCGGCTGACCTTCACTTGGATTTAAGTAAAACTCCTGATATTGAGCTTTCATTTTGGATGAAAGACAATTACAATGAAACCAGTTCTAATGATGGTATTTATTTCAGTGATAACGGGGGTGAGACCTTTACCAAAGTTATGGAGTTTGATGGGGATAACTGGGCTAATAATACTTGGAGTAGACTACCTCCCTTGGATATCGATCGCTTGGCGGAAAGTCATGGGGTGTCATTGACATCAACCTTTGTTATCCGGTTTCAACAATATGGAAATTATCCATTTTTCACCTCGGGATATAACGTTAATTATAGAGATGGCCTTTTTATTGACGATATTGAGGTAAAAGTTCCGGACCAAACCTATATTTCTACTTTTCCTTATAAAACAAGTTTTGAAGAAAGTTCTGAATTTCCTGAAGCTTGGGGGCAAGGGGTGCCTTCATATCCTTTATTATCGCCGGAAGAAGATTTATCCACTGCTTTGATAGAAGGTAAAACAACAATAAGGTTGGAGGGAATTTCTGAGGTTGGTGCCAAAATAGCTGATGTTGATGCTTTTCATACAGGTGAGAATGGTTTAATTCTAGGAAAGAGGGTTGGCGGAAAGTTGGGTGCTGTTGCTGCTGATCTTCGTTTGGATTTAAGCGAAACACCAGATGTAGAGTTGTCTTTTTGGATGAAAAAAATATATAATGAATCCAGCACTTATGGCGGAATCTTTTTTAGTGATGATGGAGGAGAAAAATTTATCAAAGTGATGGAGTTTGATGAAACGAATTGGGCTACGAATATCTGGGGACAATTGCCACCCCTAGATATAGACCGATTGGCCAAACATTATGGTTTATCTTTGACTTCCACCTTTGTAATTAGATTTCAACAATACGGTAATTATCCATTTTTAACTTCTGGTTATGGTACGAGCTATAGAGATGGAATTGTAATAGACGATATTCAAGTAAAAGTTCCTGATCAGGTATTTATTAATAAATACCCTTATAATGAAGGTTTTGAATCCGGTACTAGTCTACCTATAGGCTGGAACCAAAGTAACCCAAGTTTTCCTTATATAGACCCAGACCCTATACTTTCTACAGACATTATTATTGAAAATCCATCGGGAAATAAATCCAATCTTCGGTTAGAAGGAGCTGTAGGTGTAGCAGATAAAATTCAAGGAAAAACAGTTAAAATGTCCGGTAACTATGGGCTTTTTCTCGGAAAATATGCATCGGGAGAATTTTCTACTCAAGCAGCAGACCTCAAGCTAAACCTCCATCAAACTCAAAATGTAGTTCTATCTTTCTGGGCATACAGCAATGATGAAGAATTGGAATCTGCCGATGGAGTGTATTTAAGCATTGATGGAGGAGTGAAATTTGAGAAAATCTATGACTATGTTCTTGATAAAAGGAAATGGTCAGAAAATGAATTAAATATTTCTGCCCTGGCAGGAGAAAAGAATCTCACGCTCTCCGAGAAAACAGTTATTCGCTTTCAACAGCACTGCAAGCGACCATTTTATATTTATGGTTTTACTCAACAGGACGGCATTTTCCTCGACGATATTCAGATTACCACCAAAAGCAAGACCAGTCAAAGCTTAACGTTCCCACCCTTGCCTGACATGCAATTTGGAGATGCTCCTTTTGATTTAGTGGCCACAGCAGATTCTGAGCTCCCGGTTCAATTTACTGTAGTCAGTGGTCCTGCCACAATTTCAGGAAAGCAGCTGACCATTACAGGCGCAGGGACTGTAACAGTAAAAGCTGAACAACCCGGTGACAATGAATACCAGGTAGCGGAAGCTATAGAACAGTCTTTCGAAGTCGAGAAAGCCAATCAGGAAATTACTTTTGGCTCCATCTCCAAGAAAACTTACGGCGATGAACCATTTACAGTGGCAGCCACCGCTGACTCTGAACTACCGGTTACCATTTCTCTGGTAGGAGGTCCCGGAACCATTAGCGGAAGTAAAGTTACCATTACAGGTGCCGGAACGATTAATGTGAAAGCTACCCAGGCAGGAAATGACAATTACAATGCTACTTCTGAAGAGAAGGAGATTACTGTTGAAAAGGCAGAGCAGACCATCACCTTTGCCAATTTGCCTGATAAAACTTACGGGGACCAGCCAGTTAATCTTTCTGCCTCCTCAAGTTCCGGATTACCGGTAACCCTAAAAGTGAAAAGTGGTCCCGGAAAAATCTCCGGAACAAAGCTGACTATTGAGGGAGCGGGAGCTATAGTCATTACTGCCAGTCAACCCGGAAATGACAATTACAAAACTGCTAGTGAGGTGAACCGCACCCAGACCGTTAAGAAAAAATCTCAAACCTTAGATTTTACTGCGATTGAAGACAAAGCCTATGGCGCAGCCTCCTTTTATCTAATTGCAAGCAGTAGCGCTAATCTGGAACCTAGCTTTACCGTGCTCAGCGGGCCGGCAACTGTAAGTGGTAAGACTGTTAGCCTCACGGGGGCAGGGAAAGTAATCATTGAAGCCAGTCAAAGCGGTAATGACAATTATGCTGCCGCTGAAGAGAAAACCAATAGTTTTTGCGTTGCGCCACCTGTTCCTGAAATAGAAATCATTGGTTCTGAATTTTCTCCCGAGCTGGTACTTAAAGTAAAAAATGCACCTATAGGGAGTACTTATCAATGGAAACTAGACGGTTCGGATATTTCAGGAGCTGATCAAGATGAAATTAACTTATCTGAAGGCGGAGCTTATTCGGTAATGGTTACAGTAGATGATTGTAGCAGTATTTCCGAGGAACAAACCTTGACAGATTTAGAAGAAAGACCAGGTGCTAAAGGGTTGGTAAAACTGTTCCCTAATCCGGCCAAAAATAGCTTCTCCATCGATGGGCTTACCATAGGAGAAACCTACGAATTGACCATTAATGATGTCAATGGTAAAAGCCGAGTAACGTTGGAATACCAACATAAGGAAAACAATTTCATTGACTTATCCGGCTTTAATTCGGGTGTCTACCTGATAGAAATCCAAGGATACAGGGTTTTTGTTGTCCGAAGGCTTATTATAAACCACTAA
- a CDS encoding TonB-dependent receptor yields the protein MKSLVIGVLFFLSILPGFAQSNSFTISGYLTDEVNGEMLIGSTVRVEQINNGTVSNVYGFYSITLKEGIYDLHFSFVGYSEVHKKVKLDKDLRLDISLALADTELETVVIQSERMDENVSSVEMSTAKMDIKTIEKMPAFVGEVDVLKSIQLLPGVSSVGEGTSGFNVRGGTVGQNLVLLDEAPVYQSSHLFGFFSVFNPDAVKDVKLYKGGIPTRFGGRLSSVLDIRMKEGNNQNYDVAGGIGTVFSRLSLEGPIKKGKSSFILAGRRSYADVLARPFTDALDNGAGMYFYDLTAKTNFELNEKNKLFVSGYLGRDVFNFDESQGFNWGNKTATIRWNHLYGSKLFSNFSAFYSDYNYGFSFGTNESDKFDWRAAISTWNFKPEFTWFANPSHELTFGGELIAYRFRPADASIVNNGELSNISLDHRKAVEGALYVSSEQKFGDKVVAQYGLRFSYFNHFGDKTYTYGDTLPGIERPLIGVIENGSWNSVAQYNNLEPRISIKYSLNESSSLKGSYNRMSQYLHQISNTTASLPIDIWQPSDNNILPQTGNQGALGFFKNFFGNRFETSAEIYYKWNQNQIDYIDGAELFINEFMASQLLSGKGRAYGLELYAKKNQGRFTGWISYTLGKTELKVDGINYGDNELTREGNWYPTRYDQRHNLKLAGFYELNKRVTLSANFSYLSGTPTTFPTDRIIVQGKVIPYIDGSDRNNYRIPNFHRLDIALTIDNVWRGKKQRKGTDNLVVSVYNLYGRKNPFSIYFSQGSSSRPQVGEPLATSAHQMSLIGSLIPSVTYNFKF from the coding sequence ATGAAATCTTTAGTAATAGGAGTTCTATTCTTCCTTTCTATCCTCCCCGGATTTGCGCAAAGCAATTCCTTTACCATAAGCGGCTATCTCACAGATGAGGTCAATGGGGAAATGCTTATAGGTTCTACCGTGAGGGTAGAACAAATCAATAATGGAACAGTGTCCAATGTGTATGGATTCTACTCCATTACCTTGAAAGAAGGAATCTATGATCTGCATTTTAGCTTTGTAGGTTATTCAGAGGTTCATAAAAAAGTAAAGCTTGATAAGGATCTTAGATTGGATATTTCGTTGGCTTTGGCTGATACCGAGTTAGAGACAGTGGTGATCCAAAGTGAAAGGATGGATGAAAATGTGTCATCCGTGGAAATGAGCACAGCGAAAATGGACATTAAAACCATCGAGAAAATGCCGGCATTTGTAGGGGAGGTGGATGTTTTAAAAAGTATACAGCTTCTTCCAGGTGTAAGTTCGGTAGGGGAGGGCACCTCCGGTTTCAATGTACGGGGAGGTACAGTGGGTCAAAACCTAGTTTTATTGGACGAAGCCCCTGTTTACCAGTCTTCTCATTTGTTTGGTTTTTTCTCTGTCTTCAACCCGGATGCGGTCAAGGATGTCAAACTCTATAAAGGAGGGATCCCAACCCGCTTTGGAGGCAGGTTATCCTCTGTTCTTGACATAAGGATGAAAGAGGGGAATAACCAGAATTATGATGTAGCCGGTGGAATAGGAACAGTATTTAGCAGACTGTCTTTAGAAGGACCTATCAAAAAAGGAAAATCCTCATTTATACTTGCCGGACGTCGCTCTTATGCAGATGTATTGGCACGACCATTTACAGACGCATTGGACAATGGGGCGGGCATGTACTTTTACGATCTTACCGCAAAAACCAATTTTGAACTAAATGAAAAGAACAAACTCTTTGTTTCAGGTTATTTGGGTAGAGATGTATTTAATTTTGATGAATCTCAAGGCTTTAATTGGGGAAATAAAACTGCCACAATTCGATGGAATCATCTTTATGGAAGCAAATTGTTTTCCAACTTCTCAGCCTTTTATAGCGACTACAATTATGGTTTTAGCTTTGGAACAAATGAAAGCGACAAGTTTGACTGGCGGGCAGCTATTTCTACTTGGAATTTCAAGCCTGAATTTACTTGGTTTGCCAACCCTTCTCATGAACTTACCTTTGGAGGAGAATTAATTGCTTATCGATTTCGACCCGCAGATGCGTCAATTGTAAATAATGGAGAACTTTCCAATATCAGTTTGGATCATAGGAAAGCAGTTGAGGGAGCTTTGTATGTCAGTAGTGAGCAAAAATTTGGAGATAAGGTAGTGGCGCAATATGGCCTTCGATTCAGTTATTTCAATCATTTTGGAGATAAGACTTATACCTATGGAGATACCTTGCCGGGCATAGAACGGCCTTTGATAGGGGTTATAGAAAATGGCTCATGGAATTCGGTGGCCCAATACAATAATCTGGAACCCAGAATTTCAATTAAATATTCACTGAATGAATCCAGTTCCTTGAAGGGAAGTTATAATCGGATGAGCCAGTATCTACACCAAATTTCAAATACAACTGCCTCATTACCCATTGATATTTGGCAACCGTCCGACAATAATATTTTGCCTCAAACAGGGAATCAGGGAGCCTTAGGTTTTTTTAAAAACTTTTTTGGCAATCGGTTTGAAACCAGCGCTGAAATCTATTATAAATGGAACCAAAACCAAATAGATTATATCGATGGTGCCGAATTATTTATTAATGAATTTATGGCATCTCAATTACTTTCTGGTAAGGGGAGGGCATATGGGTTAGAATTATATGCCAAGAAAAATCAAGGCAGGTTTACCGGTTGGATAAGTTATACTTTGGGTAAAACTGAATTGAAAGTAGATGGAATAAATTATGGCGACAATGAATTGACAAGAGAGGGGAATTGGTATCCTACAAGGTATGACCAACGCCATAATCTAAAACTAGCAGGGTTTTATGAACTTAATAAAAGGGTGACATTATCAGCAAATTTCAGTTACCTGTCCGGTACGCCCACCACCTTTCCGACAGATCGGATCATTGTTCAAGGCAAGGTGATTCCATATATCGATGGAAGTGATAGAAATAACTATCGGATTCCTAATTTTCACCGATTGGACATTGCTTTGACAATTGACAATGTATGGAGAGGAAAGAAACAGAGGAAAGGTACGGATAACCTTGTTGTCTCGGTTTACAATCTTTACGGCAGGAAAAATCCCTTCAGCATTTATTTTTCACAAGGGTCATCCTCCAGACCACAAGTGGGCGAACCATTAGCTACCTCTGCTCATCAAATGTCTCTCATAGGTTCTTTAATACCTTCTGTAACCTATAATTTTAAATTTTAA